The stretch of DNA AACAGCTCTATCCGGTGGACGAAGTCGCTTACGTCCGCTTTGCATCTGTGTATCGCCAATTCAAAGACATCAACATGTTCATGAAGGAACTAAAGGCGCTCCTGTCCAAAAACCCGGCGGAGACGGACGGACTGTAAGCTCAGGCTTATCAGTCCGTCCCCGCTTATTCCTATTGATACGGTGATCTGATTTTGGTCCCCAAGAATTTTCGAAAAAAACTGTTGACATAGATCTCGTAATTTTATATGATATAGAAGTCGGCTGCGGGACATCATGATGCGGAAGACACAAGAAATAAGCCGATTTATACATATCGGATATAATACGGGGCCTTAGCTCAGCTGGGAGAGCGCATCGCTGGCAGCGATGAGGTCAGGGGTTCGATCCCCCTAGGCTCCACCATAATATGGACTCTTAGCTCAGTTGGTAGAGCAGTTGACTCTTAATCAATTGGTCCAGGGTTCGAGTCCCTGAGAGTCCATACAGAAAGAACGGCAGAGATGCCGTTTTTTTTTATTTTGGTTTCAATCGGAGGTAAATTGCGGGTTGAAATGACGTACCATGCAGGAAGGAGCTGTGCTCAAACACGGATCCCGTAGCAATAGTTGCTTTTAAGGCGCAAGCATTGTGAAGAAAAGCCTCACTCCAAAGAGTGAAGATTTTCTTCATTTACATGGTCGCGGGATCTCAACCGGATAGGTTCGCCCGCGTGCAGGGACAGTGAGTACGGCGTCTCATTCTAATACCGCGATCTTGTTAGGATTTTTGCTTGTTCAACTTTAACGCGTGCCAAGCCACCGACATCAGCCATGCACAATATGCTGCCATTAGAAGCCGATTGGGCCATCCGATTAACACGTTCGGACCGAATTTACCTCCGCTTTGCAGAAGCGTAACGGCTAAAGTCAATAGCATCAACAGTAAGCATATCCAAATCAGGTTGGACATCCATAGAAGCGATCGCCTTGCCGGGGACCAAGATTGCTCGCGAATCAAACTCCGGCTAATGAGTATAGCAGCAATTGTAAGGCCGGGGTTGCCGACCATAGACGCTAAACCATGAAGATTACCATGTGTTGTCAAGGTATCTTTGCTTGCCGTTATGGGATCAATGTTAAAGAATGCTGCACAGGCAATAGCGGCGGCACTAATCAACAGTAAAGTCAGACCGATATAACCACCAGTAGTCCTTATTTGCGACCGGATCGCAATGAATAGGGCGGCACAGCTAATCGATAAGGAAAGAAACGCGATACTCATGACCCAGCCATTACTCCCAATCGCATACTCGCTAACCATACGCCACGAAGGATCAAACTCCGGTTTGATGACGTGCAGAGCGACAAGTAATATCAGGAACAAGACGGCTGCCGCCCATGAAAAACGCGCAGCGGTTTGTGAGATCGGCGTTACAGGCTTAGTTGTAACAGTTTGCATGTATAAACCCCCTTATTTCGAAAAAAAGAATGGTTTACAAGGTACTGGATGCTTGCTTTAAAAGCTTTGTCAACAGTTCATAATCAACCGTCTGGCCATCACGGATTTTGATTGTCTTTCTTTCGGAAGGGCCTTCAAACAAACCTTCTGGCAATTTGAGATTTGAGGCGTTAAAGATCGTAAAACTTACTGTTTCCTTTGCCGTCGTGATCACAGCTGCATACTTGCCGTTCTTCAAAAAATGAGGTTTGCGGTATTGGATCCGCTCCTCTACATCGGGAATCGAATCGTGTACAATCTGTCGAAGCTGGTTGCCAACAATCGCTTGCCACGGTTGATTTACATTGTTAATAAAGTTGGTGACTTCTTGGTTCATGGAATCTCCTCTTTCGTTGAAATTTGATTTAGCGAGTAAAGTACGTTTTAAAGTCGGTGCAAGGACTTTCATGGATACGTTGTTGTTCAGATCTTTAAGCATGAATTAGTTTGTCGATTCCTTGTTACCTAGTAGACGAAGTGTTAGGAGCACGATCCAGAGGCACCCTACAGCCATAGAAATCCGTTCAAAGAGACCGCTTGGCGCACTGGGCATCACATTGGAGAAGTCCAAGGCAACAAAAATGCTGCATAGGACAAAAGAAGCGAAAACGACGAGTGCCGAGAGAATAGAATAAACTCTCCATCTTATCCAATCAGAGCCTTCCTTGAATTTACTTGACAGGACAAGGCAAACGGCAATTAATGAACCAAATACCAGTGCTCCTCCAATATCGTGAATTTGGCCTGATACGCTGCGGCTAGCAGGTAAACCGGGAGGCCAATTCAGCCCAGGGTCTATGGGGAACAAGGCAGCTATAAGCAATCCTAATCCGAACGTACCCATAAAAATGGAGCCCCACACCGCGCTTCTGCCTGACTCAAGAGTTAGTTTTAGCACGATGGCAAAAACTATAATCAACGTTCCGGAGAGAAGCAAATTCCATGTCCCAAGCCAGCCTCGCTCGCCCAGACTCTGATGGCTGATCCAATGGCGTATTGGATTAAATTCTGATCTCGTTAATGCGTCAACGGTAGCAACAACATTCAGGGAAATCGGGACGATAATCCCTAACTTCAACAATCTTTTTTTCCATAAGGTAGACATCTGGTCACATCTCCATTATTTAAGTAAATATCGGCAACCCTGAAGCGGACATCAGGTACTGAAAAGAGCATTCGCTCTTTTTGCTGCATGCCTCCTTTTGCAAATTGAAATTAACAATCTGGAAACGTCAGGAGCAATAGTATAAACTTGATAGGTGAATATCCCTTAGGAAGCTCATTTACCAGATATTCATTGCGTGTACCAACACTCTCTTGTGTTTGAATTTTCTATTGGATTTGATGTGTTATAATCGTATCATATATCTTATCTTATTAAACTAAGATAAATAAATCATATTCGGAGCTGGTATTTATGTCAAGCAAACTTTCTGCCCTAACCCCAATTCAAATGGAGCTTCTTGCAGCTTTACGCCAAAACAGCACAAATACCATACTGTTTCACACATCCATTGCGGAATCGTACGGTCTTAACGCTACAGATCATAAATGTTTGGATCACATTATCCGAAACGGCCCTCTCACGGCAGGACAAATTACAGAGTATACTGGGTTGACAACTGGTGCTGTGACCGGAATAATCAATCGGCTGGAGAAATCTGGATATGTGAGGCGGGAGAAGGACCCGGAGGATAAAAGAAAAGTCCTTGTTCACAAAGTTCCATCAAAATTACAACATATTGACGCCAAATTTGAATCGGCCTTGGACGATACAATTCAAATTTTATGCAAATATTCGGATGAAGAATTATCCATCATCTTGGATTTTATCAATCGGTGCAATACTATGATACAATCCCATATGGCAAAGTAAAATAATCTTGTCAATACAGCGGTGTAGTTAAATATTGCTGTAGAGCCACCCTTTTTTTATTTAGAAAGCCATTAAAATTGGTGGCTCAGTATTGATAGAGTGCATACATGTTATCCATGATGTTTGACACGTTAACATATTCGCTAAATCCTTTCTCTATCACAAAAGAAAAGTCTTCCTTCATTAGCAACATATCTGATTAGCCGAGGAATGGATTATTTGGCAGGCAAAGGGATGGACGAATCCCATCTTCAACTCCGGGCGAACAATGAGAATGCACTGAAAATATATAAGAAGCTCGGGTATAAGGTAACAAAAAGCGAAAATATTATAATGGAACACTAAGGAGATAGGTGGCTTTTTCTTGGTTTCAATCGTGGTGTATTTTGGGTAGAAATGAAGCACATTGCAAAGAGAGCCGTGCGTCGGGCACGACTCCTTAATGAATAGCCGCTTTTAAGGGCGGTCTATTTCTTTTTGAGGTATTTCGGCAAATTAATAATGATCATGCATGCCGACCAAGAGTATCAGGGACAGTATGACCAGTTATTGTGATTGGATAGCGCTCTAGTTTGTGGATTATTGACTTGAAAAGCGCTGGCCTAGCTATGTTCCGCGATCTGCACCTCGAAGCCGTCGGGGTCCAGTATATAAAAGAAACGCAGGCTTGGATTCGGCGTGATCGGTCCGCGCGCTACCGGGATGCCCTTGCTTTTCAAATTCTCTATTGCCTCATCCAGCGACTCCACGTCGAAACCAACGGAAACGCCGCATTCCGGCTTCAGGGTCGGGTCGTTTCCCTGAATAAGCTCGATCTTGGGCTGCCCCTCCGTGCCTAACATGACAATCTGTCTTCCTTGCTCTCAAATCTGCGGTCAATCGGAAGCCCCAGAATCCTGTGATAAAAATTAAGGGAAGCCTCCAGATCGCGCACCCTGAGCGTAATCCAATTCAGACTCAATTTCATGATTTTAAAATCTCCTTCTGTGAATTTTCTATTTTGATCATTATACGCCACTTTGTACTGAAACAGGGAAGGGGGAATCATGGGTGGTTATATCAGAGTGAAAGTCCCATAGGGGTTTGGCAAGCTACCTACCCATGCTAAGAGCTAGGGAGTCGGTCCATCGTAGGACAGGGTTATCTTATTGAAAAGGAAGCAGTTGAAAATCAATCATTGCTCCGTGAGGTGAAAGTATAGGGCAGTGCCCCAGACCACCGTGTCAGAGCGTATCGCTGGCAGCGATGAGGTCAGGGGTTCGATCCTCCTAGGCTCCATACGAAAAAAACCGCTGAACACTTAGGAGCTCAGCGATTTTTTATTGTTCGTAAGCATAAACTTTTCCGGGAGATTAGCTGACCGCCCTTGCAAGCCTTCTATTGCTTAAGTCGGTACACATTTGTATTTATTGTTCGATCAAGTTCCTAACAGAGACCGTTTGCTCATTTTCCGGCTGATTCAATGGATAGATTCTGGCCATGCCGGTATTTTCATCCACATTCTGGATATAGATTTGCGTCCCATCATAGGTTACATTTGCCATAATCGGCGAAGCGGCGATCTCTTGGGCTCTTTGTGTATTCATTGCTTTACCCTCCTCCATATTTTGGATAACAATGATTAATGTCCCACTAAAATGAAGGCATTATGCATAAAAGTTCCGGCTAGCAGATATTTCCGTTAGAGATAATCTTATGATTCTGCTATTCTAAGGGACGGAATATAGAAACATTAGGAGGACATCCCAGATGAGACCGAAGTTACACCGCATTGCCATTTTTCTGCTTTTACCCTTGTTCCTGATTCTTACGAGCTTTCCCCTATCAGCCCACGCAGCTGAAACCGATCTGCTGGACAAGTATTATCCTTCCGACATTGAAGGGCACTGGGCAAATGACACGCTTGATAATTTCGTCAATGCAGGCTTGCTAAGCGGCTATGCCGACGCGGATGGTACGATCAATATTAAGCCGAACAATAACATTACCCGCGCCGAATTCGTAACGATTCTTGTTGGTGCGGCGGGTCTGACCACTAGCCAGCCAGGTAAAACCTTCACGGACGTCAAGGCTGGAAAATGGTACGCCGATCCGATCCGGATCGCCAGCTCGCTCGGTATTGTCGGCGGCATTTCCAATACGGAATTCGGTCCTGACCGGCCGATCACACGAGGCGAGATCGCCGTTATGGTCGTGAACGCTTTTTCATCATCCGTAAAGTTCGACGGACAACCCAAAACCTTCACGGATGTTCCGCAATATTACGCAAAGCCTGCCATTCAAAAAGCTAGCCAAGTCGGCATTGTGGCCGGGATGACCGAGACCGAATTCAAGCCGTTTGGCCGCGCTACCCGCGCTCAAGCGGTTGTCATGCTGGAACGCTCCCTGAAGCTGCAGCAGGGGAACCTGCCGCTTGAACAGGATTTGATTGATCTTGCCGTGAAAGCAGACAAAGAAGAAACACAGCTAATGGTAGACAAGAAGTATGCTGACCTCGAGCGGAGTTTTCTTAAGTATTACACAGGCTATCAGTTCGCTTACAGTATGTCTTCCTTGGCGGAGATCAATGAAATGGCTGCCATGGGCGGAACGTTAGACATTAAAGTCGTGAAAGCCCCGACCTTCCGCGTTACAGAGCGTTCTGACCGTCTTGCGGTATTGGATTCGGTATACGGTGAAGTGGAAATGAAAATTTCGAACGGCGCTAATACCTACGAAGACACCATCAAGACGGACGGCCAATACCTGATGAAGAAAATGCCGGATAACACTTGGAAAATCTACGCCATACTCACGGGCGAAAAATAGGCAAAAAACGGGGATTTCATGGGAATCTCCGTTTTTTTGTTTCTTCGATATGTGAAAAAAGTAAATTCATAAAAGAAGAATAAAGAGTACAATACAAGAAAAGTGTTTGCCGAAAGAGCATCAGGAACCTGCACAGGATAGCAAATAAACGGTCTGTTTGAAATGTAAACTGGTTACGGGAGTTAAGTCCTATGGAAAAGATCTCTAAGATTCAATTGCCGCAGTATTCCTTATACTCCTACCTTGAATACAGTCCTGATGCCATTTATATTTTGGACCTGAATAAAAAAGTGGTGTATGTAAATCCTTCTTTTATTAAATTGTACGGCTGGTCTAAAGATGATTTAAATGATATGAATTTTCCCCATATACCGTCTGAATTATATAATGAATGGGCTGGCAGTTTTCAGTATTTTGACCAGAAGATAGAGGCTGTTACGCTGGATACGGTCAGAAAAAAACGGGATGGTGAACTGATCAGCATCAGCATTACGATCTCGCCGCTCATGGAGCCGGATGGTTCAATAACCGCTTTCCTATGCCTTTCGAGAGATGTAACAGAAAATAAAGTGTCGGAGCAAAAATATTACCGCTTGTTCAACCAGGCAAATGATTCCATATTTTTCTTTGAATATAATGATCAAGGAAAAGTCTCTAATTTTATCGATGTGAATGATACAGCTTGCCAAAAGCTTGGTTATTCCAGACAGGAGCTTCTCGCGAAGTCGCCGCCCGATATTGCGGACCCGGGTCTTGCGGATCAATTCGATTCAAGTTTCCGCTCCATTGTTCAAGGAAAGACGGCTTTTGTTGAAGGGATTCATGTGGCCAAAGATGGAACAAGAATTCCTGTCGAGATTAATTCAAAAATATTTAAGCTAAATAATAAGAACATGGTCATTTCTATAGTCCGTGACCTTACGGAACGGAAGAGGACAGAGGAGTTATTAAGAAAGAGCGAGAGCTTTTCTCTGATTGGAGAGCTGTCAGCGGGAATTGCCCATGAAATCAGGAATCCGTTAACCAGTATAAGAGGGTTTGCTCAACTATTATTTTCTGAAACCGAATCCATTAGAGGTTATCGCGAGTTGGTCATATCCGAGGTGGACCGGATTAATGCCATAATTGGGGAGCTGTTATTTCTTGCTAAACCGCAAAGCTCGGATCTAATCGATAAGGATCTCATCACCCTGCTTAGACAAACGATAACCTTGCTTAACGCCCAAGCGCATTTGACAGAGAATGAGATCGTCATGGAAACCAATCCCGGTAGTCTATACATAAGATGTGCTGAAAACAAGCTTAAACAGGTCTTTATTAATATTCTGAAAAACGCCATTGAAGCGAGCCCAAAAGGAGCCGGAATTAAAGTTAAGGTTATCCGGAGGAAGCAATGTGTATTGGTTCGATTTTTGGATCAGGGGAAGGGTATCCCCGCTGAGATTGTAAGCCAAATCGGTTCACCCTTTTTTACAACAAAGTCAGGGGGCACGGGACTCGGAATCATGATCAGCCAAAAAATTATACAGGATCATCATGGAACCCTTCATTTTGCCGCCAACAAGCCGAAAGGAACCATTGTTGAAATTATGCTGCCACTCAGCGTGAGCCAAAGTATTGATTGATCATTTGGCTTTAGAAGAAAGATCATTTCAATCATTGAATGATGTGGAGATATAGCTCTTTGTTCTTACAAATTTACAGCGGAGGGGTAATGCCTATGGCTAAAACGTACTATGCAGAAGGCAGGCAGGTAGCGTATGTGGTTAGGGTACTTTTTATGCTCGGAGGTTTGGCGATTTACTTTAGCATACCCGGTCTGCATTGGGGATATTTCTTCGGAATTCTGATCAGCTCAGTGGTGCTGGGAGAAATATTCGGTGGCATATGGACCCGCAAACGGCGACAGGCTAAGAAAGCCAGAAAGAACACAGGGCCTAGTAGAACTGGTCAAGGTCTTGCTAGGGCCAAAGCTGACGTTCGCAGCACATCGACCAAGTCAAGCAATAAAAAGTTAACGAATGCACAGATACTTAATGCAGATGTCCGAACATTGTCTGGTACCGATTTCGAGCGGCTGATGGAAATGTATTACATAGATCAAGGTTATAGTGTGCTGCGAGTCGGCGGTTCCGGCGACCACGAGGTGGATTTGATCTTGAAAGGTAAAGAAGGATATAAAATTGCCGTTCAGTGCAAACGCTGGAAACAGGATGTCGGGAATGACATTGTGCTGCGCCTTAAGGCTGGCAAGCAAGTTCATGGCTGCTACGATGCTTGGATCGTGACGACGAGCAATTTTACGAAGGCGGCGAAAGAGGCTGCGGATCGATTGAATATTAAATTGATTAATGGGTTATCGCTGGATGATAAGTTGAAGAGATGGAAAAATAAGCAGGTTGTATAAGCTGCCAGCAAATATATATGAAGCACAATAAGATTAGTAACATCAACTTGTCTATCATTACCTAATGGTTCAGTTTATCATACGGGATTATGGAGGATTTAGATTATGAGGAGATCTGTGATAAGTTTAATTATTGCTACACTTTTATTTGCCAATGCTGCTGAATTGACCATGGCTGAAAGCTATAAATCATTGCCGCAACCTGTGTGGTCGCAGAAACCAAATGCGGATTACATACCGGCTAGAAAAGATATTTTTTTTGTACCGGGAAGAGATACGCTTTATATTCATATAGGAGAAGAACGGGCCTCCGAGACCAAAGTTTGGTCACCCGACACACTGCGCGCAGTTGACCCGGTTACAGGGAAAATAAAATGGGTATTCTCCTTTGCCAAACCGGGTTATGGATGGCCGAGTACGGAAGATCCTTTTGTATATGCACCGGATGGTACAGTTTATGCATACTTTTCTTCAGAACATCTGCTCTATTCGGTAAGCCCTGAAGGAAAAGAAAAGTGGAGTAAAAAGCTGTCATCTGACATCCTATATAATGGTAAATTACATCTATTGTCGGATGGCACCTTAATCATAGCTGCTGAGAAGTCTACGAAAATTGGTTCCGAATCTGTTCAGTTTATCGGTTTCGATAAAAATGGGAAACAAAGATTTAATAAAGTAATTGCCGGCAAGCTTAGGACTGTGACGAAGACACAGCTTGTTGTAGAAGTGCCTACTAAAGAAAAAGAAAGCCAGAAAGTTGAAGTGTTTAGTTCATCCTTACGGCGAGCATTTCAGTACACATTTCCAAAAGGCGCATATGTTAACTTCTATACAACTTTTGCATTGTCGGACGGAACAATTATTTTCTCGGTAACTCCCAAACCCAAAACAACAAAACTGATTGCCTTATCACCAAGCGGAAAAGTGATTTGGGGCAGGTCAATTGAGCAGCTTGGATTTGCTTTTCAGGCAGGATCAGGCTATATGGTATTTAATTATAAATCAAAAAAATTGAGCTATTTTAATCAGAAAGGATTGGTCAGTGAACGTATCTTGTCGGATTTCACCATGCTGGAGGGAGATTCACTGCCCAGTGCCTATATAACAGCTGACGGCAAACTCTTTGTTGATCTTCTAAACCAACAATATGTTTTGGACCCTGAGACACTCTCTACGATTAACGAATTCAAGCTTGGTGTCGAAGGATATATTTTGGATTATCGAAATAATAGTGTTGTAGTTTACTATTGGGAAGAAAACAGAATTTCCAAGCATGTATTGAAGTAATTTAGGTACCTAAACAGAATATGTAACAGACCAATAAGGGCTACGGAACTTAATTTGAATTTATTTAAGGATAGTGTCGCTCACTGCCACGCTAGAGTCTAATGAGGTCAGGGGGGATCCTCCTAGCTCCATTCATGAGAAGCGGCTGGACACTTTGGTTGTTCAGCCACTTTCTAAGGACGGCAGCTGAAAAGAATTACGGGCAGAAGCAGACCAATGTATTCATGCTGCTTATTTCCAGATCTTTGGTAGGCATAATAGGGACGCGACAAATTTGGTCAAGAGGGAGAATTGAGATGTCCATTAAATACACTCACCCCAGACTCCACCACAATGATTTTAAAGACCTTCCGAATGCGGAGGTCTTTTTGTTTTATACAAAGCCTTTTGACCCTGTCTAAGGAGTGTGAAATATCAGAGATTAAAATTAAAGGAAAATCCTTATTCTTAAGTATAATACAGTGGCTAACGGCGTTCATATTCCTTGATTAATGTATGTAAAATAACGAAATAATTCTGTAAACTGAACTCACTTAAGCGATTGCTCGCTTGGCAGTGGAATCATGAATCCACAGAAACAGTAACCAGGAGGTGTTTGATATTGAGTCCTAATCTGACTTCAGCCACGCAAAGTGCCCCGAGCGCTGCTACTTCTGAGCGTCTTCCATGGGCAGGATTACTAGCCCTTGCGATGGCCGGATTTATTTGCATCCTCACAGAGACACTTCCAGCCGGTTTGCTTCCCCAGATCGGCGAGGGGCTTGGCGTCTCGGAGGCTATCGCGGGTCAACTCGTCACGTTGTATGCTGCTGGCTCCCTGCTCGCCGCAATTCCTTTAACAACTGCAACACGAGGGTGGAGAAGGAGGCCGCTGCTGTTGCTGTGCATTATTGGTTTTCTCTTGTTTAACAGCGTTACAGCACTATCCACTAGCTACACGCTGACGCTGGTTGCCCGTTTCTTGGCTGGTGTATCTGCAGGTGTCTTGTGGGGGATGACAGCAGGCTATGCTCGGCGTATGGTGCCGGATGTCCTTAAAGGCCGGGCCGTGGCGGTGGCAATGGTCGGCACGCCGCTCGCACTGGCGCTTGGTGTTCCAGCCGGAACATTTCTCGGCGTTCTTGTTGGCTGGCGCTCCATTTTTGCAATCATGTCCCTGCTGGCGGTGCTGCTCGTTGCCTGGGTACTCTGGAAGATGCCGGACTTCCCCGGACAGGCCGCTGCCAAGAGACTCCCCCTCCGTAAAGTCATCATCTTGCCGGGGGTGCGGCCCATATTGTTTGTTGTCCTGGCCTGGGTGCTGTCACATAACATTTTGTACACTTATATTGCACCTTACCTTGCCCAGGCCGGTCTCGGTGGTCGCGTTGACATGATGCTGCTTATTTTCGGTATTGCCTCGGTTATTGGGATCTGGCTAACCGGACTATGGATTGATCGTATGCAGCGTTTATTGGTAATGATCAGCCTCGCGGCTTTCGCAGTAGCATCCCTTCTGCTCGGCATAAGCAGTCAGCCCGCTGTGATATATTTAGTGGTGCCTGTCTGGGGGCTTGCGTTCGGCGGAGCGGCAACACTGCTGCAGACGGCAATAGCTGAAGCCGCTGGCGATAGTGCGGATGTGGCTCAATCGATGTTGGTGACAGCATGGAATCTGGCCATCGGCGCGGGCGGGTTAATTGGCGCTGTTTTACTCGAAACCCTAGGCGTTAGATCCTTTCCGTGGGCTTTGTTTACGCTGCTTCTCCTTGCACTGCTCGTTGTGTGGCGGGCGAAAGAACACGGATTTCCTTATGCCTCTTCGAGAGAATGAATGAGAAATTTATGATCGATCGGTGAAGACATGACAATCAGGATCGTATAGGTTCCATACTTATCGCACTGATTGCCAAACTCTTCGAGAGCGCTTGTAGAGTCGGTCATTACTTTTAATAAATAATTGTGTTCTCCGCTTATGCGGTGGCACTCGGCAACATGGGGAGATGAACGGACGAAATCAAGAAAGGCATAGCAGTCTCTAGTCCGAAACAACATATAGGCTGCTGCGTGCTTTCCAATTTTCTCAGGATTGATGATGGTGCGATACTCTTCGATAACGCCTTTTTCTTCCATTCGTCTTACTCTTTCCGTTACAGCAGGTTGGGATA from Paenibacillus sophorae encodes:
- a CDS encoding VOC family protein yields the protein MLGTEGQPKIELIQGNDPTLKPECGVSVGFDVESLDEAIENLKSKGIPVARGPITPNPSLRFFYILDPDGFEVQIAEHS
- a CDS encoding PQQ-binding-like beta-propeller repeat protein; the encoded protein is MRRSVISLIIATLLFANAAELTMAESYKSLPQPVWSQKPNADYIPARKDIFFVPGRDTLYIHIGEERASETKVWSPDTLRAVDPVTGKIKWVFSFAKPGYGWPSTEDPFVYAPDGTVYAYFSSEHLLYSVSPEGKEKWSKKLSSDILYNGKLHLLSDGTLIIAAEKSTKIGSESVQFIGFDKNGKQRFNKVIAGKLRTVTKTQLVVEVPTKEKESQKVEVFSSSLRRAFQYTFPKGAYVNFYTTFALSDGTIIFSVTPKPKTTKLIALSPSGKVIWGRSIEQLGFAFQAGSGYMVFNYKSKKLSYFNQKGLVSERILSDFTMLEGDSLPSAYITADGKLFVDLLNQQYVLDPETLSTINEFKLGVEGYILDYRNNSVVVYYWEENRISKHVLK
- a CDS encoding VOC family protein, which translates into the protein MKLSLNWITLRVRDLEASLNFYHRILGLPIDRRFESKEDRLSC
- a CDS encoding PAS domain S-box protein encodes the protein MEKISKIQLPQYSLYSYLEYSPDAIYILDLNKKVVYVNPSFIKLYGWSKDDLNDMNFPHIPSELYNEWAGSFQYFDQKIEAVTLDTVRKKRDGELISISITISPLMEPDGSITAFLCLSRDVTENKVSEQKYYRLFNQANDSIFFFEYNDQGKVSNFIDVNDTACQKLGYSRQELLAKSPPDIADPGLADQFDSSFRSIVQGKTAFVEGIHVAKDGTRIPVEINSKIFKLNNKNMVISIVRDLTERKRTEELLRKSESFSLIGELSAGIAHEIRNPLTSIRGFAQLLFSETESIRGYRELVISEVDRINAIIGELLFLAKPQSSDLIDKDLITLLRQTITLLNAQAHLTENEIVMETNPGSLYIRCAENKLKQVFINILKNAIEASPKGAGIKVKVIRRKQCVLVRFLDQGKGIPAEIVSQIGSPFFTTKSGGTGLGIMISQKIIQDHHGTLHFAANKPKGTIVEIMLPLSVSQSID
- a CDS encoding Lrp/AsnC family transcriptional regulator, translated to MDHVDKQILFHLQNQARISMTELGKSVGLSQPAVTERVRRMEEKGVIEEYRTIINPEKIGKHAAAYMLFRTRDCYAFLDFVRSSPHVAECHRISGEHNYLLKVMTDSTSALEEFGNQCDKYGTYTILIVMSSPIDHKFLIHSLEEA
- a CDS encoding DUF998 domain-containing protein produces the protein MQTVTTKPVTPISQTAARFSWAAAVLFLILLVALHVIKPEFDPSWRMVSEYAIGSNGWVMSIAFLSLSISCAALFIAIRSQIRTTGGYIGLTLLLISAAAIACAAFFNIDPITASKDTLTTHGNLHGLASMVGNPGLTIAAILISRSLIREQSWSPARRSLLWMSNLIWICLLLMLLTLAVTLLQSGGKFGPNVLIGWPNRLLMAAYCAWLMSVAWHALKLNKQKS
- a CDS encoding MarR family transcriptional regulator codes for the protein MSSKLSALTPIQMELLAALRQNSTNTILFHTSIAESYGLNATDHKCLDHIIRNGPLTAGQITEYTGLTTGAVTGIINRLEKSGYVRREKDPEDKRKVLVHKVPSKLQHIDAKFESALDDTIQILCKYSDEELSIILDFINRCNTMIQSHMAK
- a CDS encoding restriction endonuclease, with translation MAKTYYAEGRQVAYVVRVLFMLGGLAIYFSIPGLHWGYFFGILISSVVLGEIFGGIWTRKRRQAKKARKNTGPSRTGQGLARAKADVRSTSTKSSNKKLTNAQILNADVRTLSGTDFERLMEMYYIDQGYSVLRVGGSGDHEVDLILKGKEGYKIAVQCKRWKQDVGNDIVLRLKAGKQVHGCYDAWIVTTSNFTKAAKEAADRLNIKLINGLSLDDKLKRWKNKQVV
- a CDS encoding MFS transporter; amino-acid sequence: MSPNLTSATQSAPSAATSERLPWAGLLALAMAGFICILTETLPAGLLPQIGEGLGVSEAIAGQLVTLYAAGSLLAAIPLTTATRGWRRRPLLLLCIIGFLLFNSVTALSTSYTLTLVARFLAGVSAGVLWGMTAGYARRMVPDVLKGRAVAVAMVGTPLALALGVPAGTFLGVLVGWRSIFAIMSLLAVLLVAWVLWKMPDFPGQAAAKRLPLRKVIILPGVRPILFVVLAWVLSHNILYTYIAPYLAQAGLGGRVDMMLLIFGIASVIGIWLTGLWIDRMQRLLVMISLAAFAVASLLLGISSQPAVIYLVVPVWGLAFGGAATLLQTAIAEAAGDSADVAQSMLVTAWNLAIGAGGLIGAVLLETLGVRSFPWALFTLLLLALLVVWRAKEHGFPYASSRE
- a CDS encoding DUF1801 domain-containing protein, with amino-acid sequence MNQEVTNFINNVNQPWQAIVGNQLRQIVHDSIPDVEERIQYRKPHFLKNGKYAAVITTAKETVSFTIFNASNLKLPEGLFEGPSERKTIKIRDGQTVDYELLTKLLKQASSTL
- a CDS encoding small acid-soluble spore protein H; this translates as MNTQRAQEIAASPIMANVTYDGTQIYIQNVDENTGMARIYPLNQPENEQTVSVRNLIEQ
- a CDS encoding S-layer homology domain-containing protein, coding for MRPKLHRIAIFLLLPLFLILTSFPLSAHAAETDLLDKYYPSDIEGHWANDTLDNFVNAGLLSGYADADGTINIKPNNNITRAEFVTILVGAAGLTTSQPGKTFTDVKAGKWYADPIRIASSLGIVGGISNTEFGPDRPITRGEIAVMVVNAFSSSVKFDGQPKTFTDVPQYYAKPAIQKASQVGIVAGMTETEFKPFGRATRAQAVVMLERSLKLQQGNLPLEQDLIDLAVKADKEETQLMVDKKYADLERSFLKYYTGYQFAYSMSSLAEINEMAAMGGTLDIKVVKAPTFRVTERSDRLAVLDSVYGEVEMKISNGANTYEDTIKTDGQYLMKKMPDNTWKIYAILTGEK
- a CDS encoding DUF998 domain-containing protein; the protein is MSTLWKKRLLKLGIIVPISLNVVATVDALTRSEFNPIRHWISHQSLGERGWLGTWNLLLSGTLIIVFAIVLKLTLESGRSAVWGSIFMGTFGLGLLIAALFPIDPGLNWPPGLPASRSVSGQIHDIGGALVFGSLIAVCLVLSSKFKEGSDWIRWRVYSILSALVVFASFVLCSIFVALDFSNVMPSAPSGLFERISMAVGCLWIVLLTLRLLGNKESTN